A stretch of the Osmerus mordax isolate fOsmMor3 chromosome 12, fOsmMor3.pri, whole genome shotgun sequence genome encodes the following:
- the polr1d gene encoding DNA-directed RNA polymerases I and III subunit RPAC2 translates to MAGADGEKKPVLEMVQADGADEGCVTFVLHEEDHTLGNSLRYMVMKRPDVEFCGYSITHPSESKINFRIQTRGGLAAVEPLRRGLNELTDVCQHVLNTLEARVTEFKETQGDPMG, encoded by the exons ATGGCAGGGGCAGATGGTGAAAAGAAGCCGGTATTAGAAATG GTGCAGGCGGATGGGGCCGATGAGGGCTGTGTGACATTTGTGCTCCATGAAGAAGACCACACACTGGGAAACTCCCTTCGATACATGGTCATGAAGAG aCCGGACGTGGAGTTTTGTGGGTACAGCATCACCCATCCTTCTGAGAGCAAGATCAACTTTCGCATCCAAACTCGAG GGGGACTAGCAGCAGTGGAGCCTCTCAGGAGAGGTCTAAATGAACTCACTGATGTCTGTCAGCATGTCCTCAACACCTTAGAG GCGCGGGTGACTGAGTTCAAAGAGACGCAGGGGGATCCTATGGGCTGA
- the sybl1 gene encoding vesicle-associated membrane protein 7 yields the protein MAILFAVVARGTTILAKHAWCGGNFLEVTEQILAKIPSENNKLTYSHGSYLFHYICHDRIIYLCITDDDFERSRAFSFLSEVKKRFQTTYGSRAQTALPYAMNSEFSSTLAAQMKHHSDSRGSDRVTETQMQVDDLKGIMVRNIDLVAQRGEKLELLIDKTENLVDSSVTFKTTSRNLARAMCMKNLKLTVIVVLVCLVLLYIIVSAACGGLSWPSCVKK from the exons ATGGCAATTCTGTTTGCGGTGGTGGCCCGTGGCACCACCATACTTGCCAAACATGCCTGGTGCGGCGGAAACTTCCTGGAAGTTACTGAACAGATCCTGGCCAAGATACCTTCGGAGAACAACAAACTCACCTACAGTCACGGCAG CTATCTCTTCCACTATATCTGCCATGATAGAATCATCTATCTTTGCATCACTGATGAT GACTTTGAGAGGTCTCGTGCGTTCAGCTTCCTGAGTGAGGTGAAGAAACGCTTCCAGACAACGTATGGGTCACGAGCACAGACGGCGCTGCCTTACGCCATGAACAGCGAGTTCTCGTCCACTCTGGCCGCTCAGATG aAGCACCACTCAGACTCTAGAGGTTCTGACCGTGTGACTGAGACTCAAATGCAGGTGGACGACCTGAAAGGCATTATGGTCCGCAACATTG ACCTTGTAGctcagaggggagagaagctgGAGTTGCTTATTGACAAGACAGAAAATCTGGTGGATTCG tCGGTTACCTTCAAAACTACTAGTCGGAACTTGGCAAGAGCCATGTGTATGAAAAACCTCAAGCTGACTGTCATTGTAGTACTAGTGTGCCTG GTGCTCCTCTACATCATAGTCTCTGCTGCCTGTGGGGGTCTCAGTTGGCCCAGCTGTGTGAAGAAATGA